Genomic window (Daucus carota subsp. sativus chromosome 5, DH1 v3.0, whole genome shotgun sequence):
acccaaacggcctctatacattttcagattattttatggagtaaaatataatatcataatatcTAGCACATAATATATTTGGTTAACATAAATTTCTGGAGCATCTCTAATAATGGTGCTTTGAAATGATGGTTAAAactttataatatgatattttaaatttattgtatTTCTAAGATACATTAGTATAATATCTCAAACCTCCGTTTAGATGCATGCAGCATCCAATAACTCATCACGTCGGTCAAAAATTCTAACAAATTAGTATACATTACTTAtatatactaataataatatacaaattattaaatacaaaCACAAATTATTCAATACAAATTTTGAAGACAAATCAAGATAATCCAGACTTATATGCCATCACTCGCTCCTACATATTATCATCCATCCCGAAATGACATCACCTACCCGGGACCATCTCCGACTCTACTCAATCCATTTGAGTTgcctaaaatttaaatatagaaaAATGTGATCTAAAATACGACTCCAACTATATTTTAGTACCTAAATCACTAGATCGCGCACTCAAATTTAGCACACATGTTCTTAGATAATCACGAGTCATTCCTTATGTATTTTTAACACATGAATTAGTAGTTAAATTATTAGGATTCTTAATTCTATATTATACATGGGAGATATACTAGATAATTGTTAGACTTGTCTTGGTGATTCAGGACCACTAATATTTTGTACGTCACTGCAACAACAAACAATCTGTGTATTCATTcatcatttttattataataatatatttaaattagtaaaggaaaaataattgagacaaataataaataatgtataaaatagtgggaATTTCTTGTAGAAAAGGTgggaaataaaatttttatttaaaaagaaaaaaaataaggatgGCTAATGCATGGTCACTTAAAAATAGGACATAGCTAATAAACTTGCGGATATGTAATGATTTAGAGAATCATCAAACACGGTTAGAATcgtattttaaatcaaattttttatatcgAGTTTAGGAGCTCGTTTAGAGAACAACTTGATCTTGCTGTCGGTATAAGTTGAGAAATTTGTAGAGTATATATGTACTGTATTCATATGTTGaattagcaaaagaaaaaaaatacgcGCATGAGGAAAATTGGATTAACCCTAGTATAAAGTAGATGGCAGCCGGTTCGAACGGTAGTATTACACTTCAAACAGGGAAAAAAACACTTTCAACAGAAAAAAGTTACaggaatataaaaaatcaagaagacATCATTTTTCTGAAGGAAGATTAAAAATGCAGAATAAGTCATTTTTCCGCTAAACAATAGtgtagttaaaaaaaaactgcTAATAATTGTCTACAGTCGATTCACTATTGCAAGAAAAATACGTAAGAGCAACCAGAAGGAAGAAAAACACATGTCcatcaaatacaaatttaagtTACAAACACTTAAGGATTCCAACTTTTCAGAATTCCCAGTAAAACAAAGTTTAATTAATTAGCCTCCAGATTTTATTACCTCATGAGTTTGTGAGGGGATAAATGACCGAAAGaggtttaaaaataattaataaattacttaaaaagTGCCCAGAGCATTTTGCTCTGATTTAAACAATGCAAGTTTTGTGTGATCATGTAGAGAAAATCGGAGGCAATTCCATCATGTCCTCGGTTTGAGCCGTTGTGGAGGCTTCTTCCAGGAGCCATTTTTCAAGAAAcgataatggaggtggaggcgGAGGAGGAGGATTATTCATACTCATGTGATCATAATCGGTCACTTTCTTGGCTAATTCCCCATTATCATGCTTAACCTCGTCGTGATCATGGTTGTCATCGTCATGATCATCAGCTTTGTCGGAGTAATGATGATCATCCCAGGAGGCCATGTTACTAGCACCAGTGTTTAAGTTATCTAAAGATAAGATAGACTCAAACTCTTCATTGGATATTAGGTCTTGGGTGCAATATTCTTTGTGCTCATCAGCCTTTGGCCTAAAGCCAAATATGGAAGTTCTTGAGGAATCATCATGAGTACTTGCATCCATCTTCTTCGTTGTTGGAGATGATCTCATCCATCCTTGAAGAAGCCTTGAAATGTTCTCTGTGCTGGAGGCATACACTGTGTTAGAATTACTGCTAGAAGAGTTACTGGCATGGTCTAACCTGAGAGTGCTCGTGGTTGTCGAAGCTTGGTCTGTTATGTGATTTGCTTTTTCAGGAGTGCTGAATAATTTCTGATCATCTGAGGAAGATCCTGAATTTTGTAACTTCTTGATGACTTTCTTCTTCAAGTGAGTGTTCCAGTAATTTTTTATGTCATTGTCGGTTCTCTGGGGAAGGTACGAAGCTATTGCGGCCCATCTGCGTTTGGTTTGTTTAGATTATGGAGTGATCTGAAATGAATTGATGGCAGTTGTGGAGAATTTGTCAGAAATTAAGAGGATGAACGTACTTGTTACCGAGTAAGGATTGGAGGTGAATGATCATGCCTTCTTCATGAGGGGTGAAGTTTCCTCTTTTGATTCCTGGTCTCAGGTAATTGGTCCACCTCAGTCTGCAACTTTTGCTACACCTCATCAACCCTTTAAAAACAACAGaagattaaatatatgaattcagagagagagagagagagtgtgtgtcgatcgggagggagagagggagaaagagagagagagagagaactgagagagagagagggagagagagagagagggagggagggagacagagagggagggagagggagacagagagagagagagggagagggagagggagagggagagagagagggagagagggagagggagagggagagagagattaccAGTGTTTGTAGGCACAGATCTCCAGTTACCAGGACCATGATCCTGGACGTAGGAAACAAGAATGATATCCTCTTCAGGAGTCCAAGGCCCTTTCTTGATACCTATTTTGTCACAGCATGGAGGCCTCCCCATGCCCTAGCTACCACCCTATCTAGCTATTTCCTCTTCCAACTGATGAGATCTGCAACTCTGTAGCATCTACAGTTCTACTTGTATATATCTTACTGCTTTTGCACACCTTTATGAATTAATAAAGTGACACAGTCAT
Coding sequences:
- the LOC108222064 gene encoding transcription factor MYB60 — protein: MGRPPCCDKIGIKKGPWTPEEDIILVSYVQDHGPGNWRSVPTNTGLMRCSKSCRLRWTNYLRPGIKRGNFTPHEEGMIIHLQSLLGNKWAAIASYLPQRTDNDIKNYWNTHLKKKVIKKLQNSGSSSDDQKLFSTPEKANHITDQASTTTSTLRLDHASNSSSSNSNTVYASSTENISRLLQGWMRSSPTTKKMDASTHDDSSRTSIFGFRPKADEHKEYCTQDLISNEEFESILSLDNLNTGASNMASWDDHHYSDKADDHDDDNHDHDEVKHDNGELAKKVTDYDHMSMNNPPPPPPPPLSFLEKWLLEEASTTAQTEDMMELPPIFST